In the genome of Tropicibacter oceani, one region contains:
- a CDS encoding ABC transporter ATP-binding protein, whose product MAEIQLRNLSKRWGSFVGVKDFNLTIADREFLVLLGPSGCGKTTTMRMIAGLEDPTGGEILVDGKVVNDLEPKDRDVAMVFQSYALYPNMNVYENIRFPLRVRGTPQAEHDEKVRRASAMVELDDFLHRKPAELSGGQRQRVALARAIVRQPNVFLMDEPLSNLDAKLRVSTRAQIKNLSHELAITTIYVTHDQIEAMTLADRVVVMEKGIVQQVGSPTEIYDRPANTFVASFVGSPAMNLIQGTMAGGTFTAPATRITGLDAPDGPITLGFRAEDAEVTPEGGEIAAPIYTLELLGDATMVSLRIGGVLVSAKTDKSFRAEIGDPISIRVPREHCHLFDAGTGARLGG is encoded by the coding sequence TTGGCCGAAATTCAGCTGCGCAATCTGTCCAAGCGCTGGGGCTCATTCGTTGGGGTCAAGGACTTCAACCTGACGATCGCGGACCGCGAGTTCCTTGTGCTTCTGGGGCCGTCGGGCTGCGGCAAGACCACGACCATGCGGATGATCGCCGGGCTCGAGGATCCGACCGGCGGCGAAATCCTGGTCGACGGCAAGGTGGTCAACGACCTGGAACCCAAGGACCGCGATGTCGCCATGGTGTTCCAGAGCTATGCCCTCTACCCCAACATGAACGTCTACGAAAACATCCGCTTTCCGCTGCGGGTGCGCGGCACGCCGCAGGCCGAACATGACGAAAAGGTCCGCCGCGCCAGCGCAATGGTAGAGCTGGACGATTTCCTGCACCGCAAGCCGGCCGAACTGTCCGGCGGCCAGCGCCAGCGCGTTGCCCTGGCCCGCGCCATCGTGCGCCAGCCCAACGTCTTCTTGATGGATGAACCGCTGTCGAACCTGGACGCCAAGCTGCGCGTGTCGACCCGGGCGCAGATCAAGAACCTGAGCCATGAACTGGCGATCACCACGATCTATGTCACCCATGACCAGATCGAGGCGATGACCCTGGCCGACCGTGTCGTCGTCATGGAAAAGGGCATCGTCCAGCAGGTCGGCAGCCCGACGGAAATCTACGACCGCCCCGCCAATACCTTTGTCGCCAGCTTCGTCGGCAGCCCGGCGATGAACCTGATCCAGGGCACCATGGCGGGCGGCACCTTTACCGCGCCGGCGACCCGGATCACCGGGCTGGACGCGCCCGACGGCCCGATCACCCTGGGCTTTCGCGCCGAGGATGCCGAGGTCACCCCCGAGGGCGGTGAAATCGCCGCGCCGATCTACACGCTGGAGCTGCTGGGCGATGCCACCATGGTCAGCCTGCGCATCGGCGGTGTGCTGGTCAGCGCCAAGACCGACAAAAGCTTTCGTGCCGAAATCGGTGATCCGATTTCCATCCGCGTTCCGCGTGAACACTGCCATCTGTTCGACGCCGGAACCGGGGCGCGACTGGGCGGATGA
- the rlmB gene encoding 23S rRNA (guanosine(2251)-2'-O)-methyltransferase RlmB, translating to MVKKPKWVVAKEQAKKASAAETVWLFGLHAVRDALLNPRREKLRLILTPNAAAKLEDAVAEAGIEPEIQDPRRFDAPLDPQSVHQGAALEVKPLDWGSLEDVALGEGPARMILLDRVSDPHNVGAILRSAEVLGARAVVGMRHHAAPETGALAKTASGALERQPYVRVRNLADAIVELQAMGYIVLGLDGEAEETIEEAVDGLRDRAIALVLGAEGPGLRAKTKETVDKLVRIDAEGAFGSLNVSNAAAVALYAVRG from the coding sequence ATGGTAAAGAAACCAAAGTGGGTCGTGGCAAAGGAACAGGCGAAAAAGGCCAGCGCGGCGGAAACCGTCTGGTTGTTCGGCCTGCATGCGGTGCGTGATGCCCTGCTCAACCCCCGGCGGGAAAAGCTGCGCCTGATTCTGACGCCCAACGCCGCGGCCAAGCTGGAAGACGCGGTGGCCGAAGCGGGAATCGAGCCGGAAATCCAGGACCCGCGCCGCTTTGATGCGCCTCTCGATCCGCAATCCGTGCATCAGGGGGCCGCGCTGGAGGTCAAGCCGCTGGATTGGGGCAGCCTCGAGGATGTGGCGCTGGGCGAAGGGCCCGCACGGATGATTCTGCTGGACCGGGTCAGTGATCCGCACAATGTGGGCGCGATCCTGCGCTCGGCCGAAGTGCTGGGGGCGCGGGCGGTGGTCGGCATGCGCCATCACGCCGCACCGGAAACCGGGGCACTGGCCAAGACCGCCAGCGGCGCGCTGGAACGCCAGCCCTATGTGCGCGTGCGCAACCTGGCCGACGCGATCGTCGAATTGCAGGCCATGGGCTATATCGTCCTGGGTCTGGACGGCGAGGCCGAGGAAACCATCGAAGAGGCCGTGGACGGGCTGCGCGACCGCGCCATCGCGCTGGTTCTGGGCGCCGAAGGCCCGGGGCTGCGCGCCAAGACAAAGGAAACGGTCGACAAGCTGGTGCGCATCGATGCCGAGGGGGCCTTTGGCTCGCTCAACGTGTCGAACGCGGCGGCGGTGGCGCTGTACGCGGTGCGCGGCTGA
- a CDS encoding carbohydrate ABC transporter permease: MKHRTFFWFFLPTGLAMLLFIAAPIVSVVMQSMFAPHEAVLSVVENCGPFGCTQETAIDQQATQALRDAAPLGRFVGLDIYLDRGHLAVNEVRAAWQSAEGFGDFLSGLSNLPFYRAMAFTLTYTFTVTPLLIVLGLMIALAVNTLQARIKGLVIFFSLLPMIVTPLVGSLILFWMIDSRGVLGSAIQWLASDPGLSLKASTGLTWAMLIVYGVWHSAPFAFVVFYAGLQTLPRDQIEAAQIDGATRWHQVRFVVIPHLMPLVTFVALIQLMDNFRVFEPIVGFNASAHATSLSWIIFNDMGGETRQLSAAAATSVITIVGVAILLSPVLVRTWRDFRSKH, translated from the coding sequence ATGAAACACCGCACCTTCTTCTGGTTCTTCCTGCCCACGGGACTGGCCATGCTGCTGTTCATCGCGGCCCCCATCGTGTCGGTGGTGATGCAGTCGATGTTCGCCCCGCACGAGGCGGTGCTGAGCGTGGTGGAAAACTGCGGCCCCTTCGGCTGCACCCAGGAAACCGCCATCGACCAGCAGGCCACCCAGGCGCTGCGCGATGCCGCGCCGCTGGGGCGGTTCGTCGGGCTGGATATCTACCTGGATCGCGGCCACCTGGCGGTGAACGAAGTGCGCGCCGCCTGGCAATCCGCCGAGGGGTTCGGCGATTTCCTGTCCGGCCTGAGCAACCTGCCGTTTTACCGGGCGATGGCCTTTACCCTGACTTATACCTTTACCGTCACCCCGCTGCTGATCGTGCTGGGGCTGATGATCGCACTGGCGGTCAACACGCTGCAGGCCCGGATCAAGGGGCTGGTGATCTTCTTTTCGCTGCTGCCGATGATCGTGACGCCGCTGGTGGGGTCGCTGATCCTGTTCTGGATGATCGACAGCCGCGGCGTTCTGGGCTCGGCCATCCAGTGGCTGGCCAGTGACCCCGGGCTGTCGCTCAAGGCCTCGACCGGGCTGACCTGGGCGATGCTGATCGTCTATGGCGTATGGCACTCGGCGCCCTTTGCCTTTGTCGTCTTTTACGCCGGGCTTCAGACCCTGCCCCGCGACCAGATCGAAGCGGCGCAGATCGACGGCGCGACGCGCTGGCACCAGGTCCGCTTTGTGGTGATCCCGCACCTGATGCCGCTGGTGACCTTTGTCGCGCTGATCCAGCTGATGGACAATTTCCGCGTCTTCGAACCGATCGTCGGCTTCAACGCCTCGGCGCATGCGACATCGCTGTCGTGGATCATCTTCAACGACATGGGCGGCGAAACCCGCCAGCTGTCGGCGGCGGCGGCGACCTCGGTCATCACCATCGTCGGCGTGGCGATCCTGCTGTCGCCCGTCC
- the ribB gene encoding 3,4-dihydroxy-2-butanone-4-phosphate synthase, with amino-acid sequence MVDYETPGAVERNLRDAISPVEEIIEDARNGRMFILVDHEDRENEGDLVIPAQWATPDAINFMALYGRGLICLAMTSQRIDALGLQLMSTNNSSRHETAFTTSIEAREGVSTGISAADRALTISVAVDSSKGAQDIATPGHVFPLRARDGGVLVRAGHTEAAVDVSRLAGLNPAGVICEIMNDDGSMARLPELIAFAQKHGLKIGTISDLISYRRRHDNLVRVCKEEEITSEFGGSWTMRVYTDTTHGDEHIVLTKGDITTPEPVLVRMHAMDPMLDIIGTGPKGRADEFAHAMQAVAAEGRGVVVLLRDTSNKIDASDDVSPKTLRQYGLGAQILSSLGLSKLELLTNSPTPKVVGLDAYGLEIVGTRKISELG; translated from the coding sequence ATGGTCGATTACGAGACCCCCGGCGCGGTGGAACGGAACCTGCGCGACGCGATTTCCCCGGTAGAGGAAATCATCGAGGATGCCCGCAACGGACGCATGTTCATCCTGGTCGATCACGAAGACCGCGAAAACGAAGGTGATCTGGTGATCCCGGCGCAATGGGCCACGCCCGATGCGATCAACTTCATGGCGCTGTATGGGCGCGGGTTGATCTGCCTTGCGATGACCAGCCAGCGCATCGACGCCCTGGGCCTGCAACTGATGTCGACGAACAATTCGTCACGTCACGAGACCGCGTTTACCACCTCGATCGAGGCCCGCGAAGGCGTGAGCACCGGCATCTCGGCCGCTGATCGCGCCCTGACGATTTCCGTCGCGGTCGATTCCTCGAAAGGGGCGCAGGACATCGCGACCCCGGGCCATGTCTTTCCGCTGCGCGCGCGCGATGGCGGCGTGCTGGTGCGTGCGGGCCATACCGAGGCGGCCGTGGACGTCTCGCGCCTGGCCGGGCTGAACCCCGCCGGCGTGATCTGCGAGATCATGAACGATGACGGGTCGATGGCGCGTCTGCCGGAACTGATCGCCTTTGCCCAAAAGCACGGGCTGAAGATCGGCACGATCAGCGACCTGATTTCCTACCGGCGCCGACACGACAACCTGGTCCGCGTCTGCAAGGAAGAGGAAATCACCAGCGAATTCGGCGGCTCCTGGACCATGCGGGTCTATACCGACACCACCCACGGCGACGAACATATCGTGCTGACCAAGGGCGATATCACCACGCCTGAACCGGTTCTGGTGCGGATGCATGCGATGGACCCGATGCTGGACATCATCGGCACCGGGCCCAAGGGGCGCGCCGATGAATTCGCCCATGCCATGCAGGCCGTCGCCGCCGAAGGGCGCGGCGTTGTCGTGCTGCTGCGCGACACCTCGAACAAGATCGACGCCTCGGACGACGTATCGCCCAAGACGCTGCGGCAATACGGGCTGGGGGCGCAGATCCTGTCGTCTCTGGGCTTGTCCAAGCTGGAGCTTCTGACCAATTCCCCGACCCCCAAGGTCGTGGGGCTGGATGCCTATGGCCTTGAAATCGTTGGAACTCGTAAAATCTCGGAGCTGGGTTGA
- a CDS encoding MmcB family DNA repair protein, with protein sequence MVSPVLTPTPDLMPGQLLARGVCRHMASLGFAVIEEFVPDRGLRVDVMALGPKGELWVIECKSSRADYMSDAKWQGYLGYCDRFFWAVDQAFDVDLLPEGTGLIIADGYDAEVLRMGPEDKLAGARRTKLTRKFAMHAARRLHGLRDPDAGGWG encoded by the coding sequence ATGGTTTCGCCCGTTCTGACCCCCACGCCCGATCTCATGCCCGGCCAGCTTTTGGCGCGGGGCGTCTGCCGTCACATGGCCAGCCTTGGCTTTGCGGTGATCGAGGAATTCGTGCCCGACCGCGGGCTGCGGGTGGACGTTATGGCGCTGGGCCCAAAGGGCGAATTATGGGTGATCGAGTGCAAGAGCAGCCGCGCCGATTACATGAGCGACGCCAAATGGCAGGGCTACCTGGGCTATTGCGACCGGTTTTTTTGGGCGGTGGATCAGGCGTTTGACGTGGACCTGTTGCCCGAAGGAACCGGGCTGATCATCGCCGACGGTTATGACGCCGAGGTGCTGCGCATGGGACCAGAGGACAAGCTGGCCGGCGCACGGCGCACCAAGCTGACCCGCAAGTTCGCCATGCACGCCGCACGGCGCCTGCACGGGTTGCGCGACCCGGATGCGGGCGGCTGGGGATAG
- a CDS encoding extracellular solute-binding protein, with translation MFLKSLATAGAMAILTTSTAMACEISARVSIVGNEFPAIQTVGAGAQACTGAEVTTNLTADHQKINLPGMQGNPAEYTSAIIANSSIVALINEDVIRPLDDLVAKHGQDLAKTQLITIDGKVMAVAFMANAQHLVYRSDVLEQIGVEPPKTYEELLAAAQMIREKGIMENPVGGAFASGWNLAEEFVNMFIGYDGDFFVAGTAQPSVNSEAGIKALETMKALSEYMNPDFLTHDSNATNAEFRAGNVALMNMWGSRAATMTEAEGVPQEVIDGFAIAGPMTVGGGSVPASTLWWDGWTVAKNISDEEAEATFVAMMNGIRPEILSDAEVAKQAVWLIPGYEPTEAAVGVFAAANSGTVPYPMLPYMGLMHTALGNELSDFMQGKESAEQALADVEAAYTAAAKENGFLQ, from the coding sequence ATGTTTCTCAAAAGTCTCGCCACGGCCGGCGCAATGGCCATCCTGACCACCTCGACCGCTATGGCCTGTGAAATCAGCGCCCGCGTCAGCATCGTCGGCAATGAATTCCCCGCGATCCAGACCGTGGGCGCGGGCGCGCAGGCCTGCACCGGCGCCGAGGTCACGACGAACCTCACCGCCGATCACCAAAAGATCAACCTGCCCGGCATGCAGGGCAACCCGGCCGAATACACCTCGGCGATCATTGCCAACTCGTCCATCGTGGCGCTGATCAACGAAGACGTCATTCGCCCGCTCGATGACCTGGTGGCCAAGCACGGCCAGGACCTGGCCAAGACCCAGCTGATCACCATCGACGGCAAGGTGATGGCCGTGGCCTTCATGGCCAACGCGCAGCACCTGGTCTACCGCTCGGACGTACTGGAACAGATTGGCGTCGAGCCGCCCAAGACCTACGAAGAGCTGTTGGCCGCTGCCCAGATGATCCGCGAAAAGGGCATCATGGAAAACCCGGTTGGTGGCGCCTTTGCCTCGGGTTGGAACCTGGCCGAGGAATTCGTGAACATGTTCATCGGCTATGACGGCGACTTCTTTGTTGCCGGCACCGCCCAGCCCAGCGTCAATTCCGAAGCCGGCATCAAGGCGCTGGAAACGATGAAGGCGCTGTCGGAATACATGAACCCCGACTTCCTGACCCATGACAGCAACGCCACCAACGCCGAGTTCCGCGCCGGCAACGTGGCCTTGATGAACATGTGGGGCAGCCGCGCCGCCACCATGACCGAGGCCGAAGGCGTCCCGCAAGAGGTCATCGACGGCTTTGCCATCGCGGGTCCGATGACCGTCGGCGGCGGCTCTGTCCCGGCCTCGACCCTGTGGTGGGATGGCTGGACCGTGGCCAAGAACATCAGCGACGAAGAGGCCGAGGCCACCTTTGTCGCCATGATGAACGGCATCCGCCCCGAGATCCTGTCCGACGCCGAGGTCGCCAAGCAGGCGGTCTGGCTGATCCCCGGCTACGAGCCGACCGAAGCCGCCGTCGGCGTCTTTGCCGCCGCCAATTCCGGCACCGTGCCCTATCCGATGCTGCCCTACATGGGCCTGATGCACACGGCCCTGGGCAACGAACTGTCGGACTTCATGCAGGGCAAGGAAAGCGCCGAACAGGCGCTGGCCGATGTCGAGGCGGCCTATACCGCCGCTGCCAAGGAAAACGGCTTCTTGCAGTAA
- a CDS encoding COG3904 family protein — protein MKASTVARTLSAVLIFQLGIGAFLVLSDMQAGAFSLPRLSPDAPRLSEPIRPGDQTRRFAPDRDRPAVRPARDPGQLPDRLTLTQEGGAWRLEGAIAPDDAPRIITQLSNADPAIETLILQSPGGSVRDALEIGRHLRASDIATQVLPGEYCYSACPYLLAGGPTRTIAPAASIGVHQHSFGENTLLPAFMAVSDIQRGQAEVMEYLDEMGIDTRVMRHALATPADEIYVLIPEELERYGFVTKDDS, from the coding sequence ATGAAGGCCAGCACCGTCGCCCGCACCCTGTCAGCCGTGCTGATCTTTCAACTCGGGATCGGCGCGTTCCTCGTGCTGTCGGACATGCAGGCCGGGGCCTTTTCCCTGCCGCGCCTGTCGCCCGATGCCCCGCGCCTGTCCGAACCGATCCGCCCGGGTGATCAGACCCGCCGCTTTGCGCCCGACCGCGACCGCCCCGCCGTGCGCCCCGCCCGCGACCCCGGCCAACTGCCCGACCGCCTGACCCTGACGCAAGAGGGCGGAGCATGGCGGCTCGAAGGGGCCATCGCCCCCGACGACGCCCCGCGCATCATCACGCAACTGTCCAACGCCGACCCGGCGATCGAAACCCTGATCCTGCAAAGCCCCGGCGGCTCGGTCCGCGACGCGCTCGAAATCGGTCGCCACCTGCGCGCCTCGGACATCGCCACCCAGGTCCTGCCCGGCGAATACTGCTATTCCGCCTGCCCCTACCTGCTGGCCGGAGGCCCGACCCGCACCATCGCCCCCGCCGCCAGCATCGGCGTGCACCAGCACAGCTTTGGCGAAAACACCCTGCTGCCCGCCTTCATGGCCGTGTCGGACATCCAGCGCGGTCAGGCCGAGGTCATGGAATACCTCGACGAGATGGGCATCGACACACGCGTCATGCGCCACGCATTGGCCACGCCCGCCGATGAAATCTATGTCCTGATCCCCGAGGAACTCGAACGCTACGGCTTTGTCACAAAAGACGACAGCTGA
- a CDS encoding tetratricopeptide repeat protein: MDSELRQRAMAIAAGAQELIDVGDLKAARREIELVLSLLQSFEERNSPESIFALNTLAGLAEKEGNLEQAAGIYRVALEKSANYLDNSSPAYVNGLANLAAILGKLALYEEAAALYRQAIEIGKATHGEDHPSYAIRLNNLAELLSTMGRFDEAEPLYRRAIEITKATLGEDNPTYASGLNNLANLSASLGRFDEAELLYRRAIEIDKATLGEDHPDYATRLNNLAGLLQALGRTDEAEPLYRRAIEIDKAALGEDHPTYANRLNNFAVFYAETSRFDQAIPLAERALRICEARLPEGHPKTEEIRRSLDAMRRDQADTD, encoded by the coding sequence ATGGATAGCGAACTCCGTCAAAGGGCAATGGCCATTGCTGCTGGGGCGCAGGAATTGATCGATGTTGGCGATTTGAAGGCAGCAAGGCGCGAGATCGAATTGGTACTGTCATTGCTGCAGTCTTTTGAGGAGCGTAACAGCCCAGAATCGATTTTCGCCCTAAATACACTAGCGGGCCTCGCGGAAAAGGAAGGGAATCTTGAGCAAGCTGCGGGCATCTACAGAGTTGCGCTAGAAAAGAGTGCCAACTATTTGGACAATAGTTCGCCAGCATACGTAAATGGTTTGGCGAACTTGGCAGCAATTCTTGGAAAACTGGCCCTCTACGAAGAGGCGGCAGCACTATATCGCCAAGCCATCGAGATCGGCAAAGCAACCCACGGCGAGGATCACCCAAGTTATGCCATACGTTTGAACAACCTCGCGGAACTTCTCAGCACCATGGGCCGCTTCGACGAAGCCGAACCGCTGTACCGCCGCGCCATCGAGATCACCAAAGCCACCTTGGGCGAGGATAATCCGACCTATGCGAGCGGCCTGAACAACCTCGCGAACCTATCCGCTTCGCTGGGCCGCTTCGACGAGGCCGAACTCCTGTATCGCCGCGCCATCGAGATCGACAAGGCCACTTTGGGCGAGGATCATCCAGACTATGCGACCCGCCTGAACAACCTCGCGGGTCTGCTTCAAGCCCTGGGTCGCACTGACGAGGCCGAACCACTGTACCGCCGCGCCATCGAGATCGACAAGGCCGCCCTCGGCGAGGATCATCCGACCTATGCAAACCGCCTGAACAACTTCGCAGTGTTTTATGCCGAAACGTCCCGTTTCGATCAGGCCATCCCACTGGCGGAAAGGGCATTGCGGATCTGCGAGGCCAGGTTGCCCGAGGGCCATCCAAAAACCGAAGAAATCCGCCGCAGTCTCGACGCGATGCGCAGGGATCAGGCCGACACCGACTGA
- a CDS encoding nuclear transport factor 2 family protein: protein MTDFQQEKQVVRDFHRDLDGAGGAALWMPHLTEGHRWRGYHPFGEIAGARALATRFWGPLKSALTRMQRREDVFFAGRNQMDGFASVWVVSMGHLMGLFDAPWLGIRPTGKMTFLRYCSFYRVEAGKIAETALFFDIPHLMAQAGQAPFGPQTAAHLVQPGPRTHDGLLQGAQPAAQGEATLALINKMISDLGQWQSGLPLEEELALTWHDDMIWWGPEGIGATYTIARYARQHAGPFRAGFTDRTGTGHVARLAEGDYGGFFGWPNFTARPTGGFMGMPATGKPGEFRVIDIYRRDGDKLAENWVFIDLLHFWKSQGVDILGRATGIEGAAQ, encoded by the coding sequence GTGACGGATTTTCAGCAGGAAAAACAGGTGGTCAGGGATTTCCACCGGGATCTTGACGGGGCAGGGGGCGCGGCGCTTTGGATGCCGCACCTGACCGAAGGGCACCGCTGGCGCGGCTACCACCCCTTTGGCGAGATTGCCGGCGCGCGGGCGCTGGCGACGCGATTCTGGGGGCCGCTGAAATCCGCGCTGACCCGGATGCAGCGGCGCGAGGATGTGTTTTTTGCCGGGCGCAACCAGATGGACGGTTTTGCCAGCGTCTGGGTGGTGTCGATGGGGCATCTGATGGGCCTGTTCGACGCGCCCTGGCTGGGCATTCGGCCAACCGGCAAGATGACCTTTCTGCGCTATTGCAGCTTTTACCGGGTCGAGGCGGGCAAGATCGCCGAAACCGCGTTGTTCTTTGACATTCCGCACCTGATGGCGCAGGCCGGGCAGGCGCCCTTTGGTCCGCAGACCGCGGCGCATCTGGTGCAGCCGGGACCGCGGACCCATGACGGCCTGCTGCAGGGCGCCCAGCCCGCCGCGCAGGGCGAGGCGACGCTGGCGCTGATCAACAAGATGATTTCCGACCTGGGGCAATGGCAATCGGGCCTGCCGCTTGAGGAAGAGCTGGCCCTGACCTGGCATGACGACATGATCTGGTGGGGCCCCGAAGGCATCGGCGCGACCTATACGATCGCACGCTATGCCCGTCAGCACGCCGGCCCGTTCCGCGCCGGTTTTACCGACCGCACCGGCACCGGCCACGTGGCGCGGCTGGCCGAGGGCGACTATGGCGGCTTTTTCGGCTGGCCCAATTTTACCGCCCGGCCGACGGGCGGCTTCATGGGGATGCCGGCCACGGGCAAGCCGGGGGAATTCCGGGTGATCGACATCTACCGCCGGGATGGGGACAAGCTGGCGGAAAACTGGGTCTTCATCGACCTTTTGCATTTCTGGAAATCCCAAGGTGTGGATATCCTTGGCCGGGCAACCGGGATCGAAGGGGCCGCACAATGA
- the nusB gene encoding transcription antitermination factor NusB encodes MTALSGNQKRKMKSASRLYAVQALFQMEQSSQPLDKVRQEFLEFRFGEEQIEGEELIDGDIPLFSKLLEQAVSYQAKIDQMTDRALVAKWPIARIDPTLRALFRAAGAELVAMETPPKVVIVEYLDVAAAFFPDGKEAKFVNAVLDHMAREAKPEAF; translated from the coding sequence ATGACCGCACTTTCCGGCAATCAAAAACGCAAGATGAAAAGCGCCAGCAGGCTCTATGCCGTGCAGGCGTTGTTCCAGATGGAGCAGTCCAGCCAGCCGCTGGACAAGGTCCGTCAAGAGTTCCTGGAGTTCCGTTTCGGCGAAGAGCAGATCGAGGGAGAAGAGCTGATCGACGGCGATATCCCCTTGTTTTCCAAGCTGTTGGAGCAAGCGGTCAGCTATCAGGCCAAGATCGACCAGATGACCGACCGCGCGCTGGTGGCGAAATGGCCGATCGCCCGGATCGACCCGACCCTGCGCGCGCTGTTCCGCGCGGCGGGGGCCGAACTGGTCGCGATGGAGACGCCGCCCAAGGTGGTGATCGTGGAATATCTGGACGTTGCGGCGGCGTTTTTTCCGGACGGGAAAGAGGCGAAATTCGTCAACGCGGTGCTGGACCACATGGCCCGCGAGGCCAAGCCCGAAGCCTTTTGA
- a CDS encoding 6,7-dimethyl-8-ribityllumazine synthase, with protein MASNETHYTLARPTFDKPVKILIVVAPYYKDIADQLVAGAIAEIEAAGGFHETVEVPGALEVPTAIGIAERMSNFDGYVALGCVIRGETTHYDTVCNDSSRGLTLLGLQGLCIGNGILTVENIEQAAARAEAKGQNKGGGAAAAALHLIALARRWGASRKGVGFVPARDEFQIAGDAKGPNRA; from the coding sequence ATGGCATCGAACGAAACGCATTACACGCTGGCGCGGCCCACGTTCGACAAGCCGGTCAAGATCCTGATCGTCGTCGCGCCCTACTACAAGGACATTGCCGACCAGCTGGTCGCCGGCGCGATTGCCGAGATCGAAGCGGCGGGCGGTTTCCACGAAACCGTCGAGGTGCCGGGCGCGCTGGAGGTGCCGACGGCGATTGGAATCGCTGAACGGATGAGCAACTTTGACGGCTATGTTGCGCTGGGTTGTGTGATCCGGGGCGAGACGACGCATTACGACACGGTCTGCAATGATTCGTCGCGTGGTTTGACGCTGCTGGGCCTGCAGGGGCTGTGCATCGGCAACGGCATCTTGACCGTTGAAAACATTGAACAAGCCGCGGCGCGCGCCGAGGCGAAAGGCCAAAACAAAGGCGGCGGGGCGGCGGCGGCGGCCTTGCATCTGATCGCGCTTGCCCGTAGGTGGGGCGCTTCGCGCAAGGGGGTCGGATTCGTCCCTGCGCGCGACGAATTCCAGATCGCAGGCGACGCCAAGGGACCCAACCGCGCATGA